In Chiloscyllium plagiosum isolate BGI_BamShark_2017 chromosome 26, ASM401019v2, whole genome shotgun sequence, the sequence taaaacagaaacagaaattgctagagaaactcagcaggtctgacagcacctgtggacagaGAAAGCTTTGAGCCCAGTGACCTCTCTTCAGAACAGTTGTTTCCAACTGTTTAAAATCAGGCTGTTCACAATCACTGCCTGGGCACACTGATTCAAATGCCTTGGTTTtgtgatgtgttgctggaacagcgcagcaggtcaggcagcatccagggaacaggagaatcgacgtttcgggcataagcctgaagaagggcttatgcccgaaacgtcgattctcctgttccctggatgctgcctgacctgctgcgctgttccagcaacacattttcagctctgatctccagcatctgcagacctccctttctcctcctggttttgtgatgtacccAGTTTTACCTGTATTTAGTATTTCAGTGTACCAAGGCATATTCTGCCTGCTTACACTGTGATGTGGATGTGCTGATATTGGACTGGGCTgggcaaggttaaaaatcacacaacaccaagtcatTGTCCAAatgtttattcggaagcactagctttcggagtgctgctccttcatcaggtagctgtgaaacaggatcataagacacagaatttatagcaaaagtttacagtaaaacgcaactgaaatgatatgttgattaaacctagattgctgttaagtctttcatcttttagaatgggttgcaggtttcagtttatTAATATGTATATTCTAGAAATTCTTTAAAGTCCCATTCTTGAGATaaattaaggttttattaaaaaaagtgacatctgagcatagacaatgcattaaaagtgtgaggttagagtttgtctatatcccaatcttagtcagactgattctatttccaaagtaggaatttgtaaaatattaACGGCTTGCACTGTCTTAAAGAAGATATTGTGTCTGTGATTATTGATGggcaacaaaagaaaatattgtttCTGCAAAATTGATAGATTTTGAGCACTGTGTGGGTCTGGCTGATTGCCATGAAGCACATTTAAGACATATTGTTCACATATGTtgtattttctttttacaaaGGATCCCTGACACTGAGCTAATGGAGCCAGTGCCTGAAGCTTGTGTCATTGGCTGCTCTGGTCACTCAGAGAATCTTCTCAGCGTCAATGTGAATGGGTTGAAACCTCGCAGAGTGGTGGAAGTCTATATCAAGCGCAGCTTGAGTCTAAGAGAAGCTGATTTGAGAGGGAAGGAGCTGAAGTGGAGATCACTTCCAACAAAGATGCCACAAAGAAGTCTAAGCCGCCCAGAAGGAGCTGGGTTGCGTGAGTCGGGGACAGTAGGCAGGGAGAGTGAAAGGAAGCAGGCTGAAACAGAAAGCCTAACACATCGAAATGACGGCCTCCCTCCAATCAATAACTCTTTGAGCACTGACACGGCTGTGGTGAAGGAAGCTGGCAAAGACAGGAACAAGGATGCAAAAAGAGGGAGAAGGTCTCAAACATTCTTCGGGAAGATCACCAGCCTCCTGTGGAGAAAAAAAGGTGATGAAAAGAAAGAGGATGGATGTAAAAAATCCAAAGAGCTTGGTGCTCCTCCGGCAGAACATACTCCTGAAGAGAATGGGGAGCAGTtactcagtgagagtcagaggaCACCAGGAGACCAGCAGATCAACCCTCACAAAACCAAGGTCCGGAGGAAAAGCAGCTTGCGCAGAGTTTTCTCTTTTAAGAAGAATAATTCGGAAGTGAAAGAATTTGGATGGGGAGGTCCAGGGGCCAGCAAGGTTAAAGCGGAACATCCCAAGCAACTGGCTCTGAAAGCTGTGTGCAGGCCCAGGCTGAATAAAACAGGTAGGACAGATTTACTGATTTtccagctggataaatatcctgGAGCCAATGCCTCGAGACAGCTATCCCATTAAGCAAATCAGGCTTTTTTTCATAACTTCCTCCTGCGACCTGAATATGTCTGTCCAAATCATTATCACTCGTTCTTCTTCATTCAAGCTCACTTCCCGACCTACTGTAAATGTCATTATTTGTTTTGTACCTGGCTCCTCAGGTATATCTCTATGATGGGAATTTTGACGGAATCAAAATTGCTTTTAGTTCCATACATTTCTGAGAAAGTCAGTTTGATACTAGAAGCCAGCCATCCAGCCCCTTGAGCATGctctccattcaatcatggctcatctgCACCTTCTCTCTATTGGCTGGGTTCCATTAGTGCCCTTACCTGGTGAGGACTTACCCATCTGATTGACCTCATCGACCCACACTCTCCAGCCTTTATAGGAGTGGGGGCGTGGAGAAAGAGTTCCAGGTTTACATTACCATCTTTCAACTCATCCTTGCGGTGTCTGTCAATCTTTATCAAACTAGCCATACCTACTGCTGATGTCCCCCAGTTGGAGGGGTTACTGATTGCCATCCAGGAAGGGGGAAGGATATACTTGTTGCACACTAAGGTCTGTACAAGATACTCCCTCAGCTTTGGTGATGTCAATCATAAAATCAGCCTGAGCCATTGATGGGAGCTGGATTTCTGAGTAATCCATAAATTGTTTGTATATTGACATGACCAGATGTTAATTTGCCTCCAGCAGGGTATTTTACCTTGAATAATCCCTCATAATATAAGGCACTGGGCATGGATACCTTGGTATTCAAGAATCTAACAGATATTTGTCACAACGAGCAGATTATTGTATTACTTTCCTCAGGCATATAATTTTCCAGGCTAACATTAAGTTATTGAGTTACACAGAGCTACATTCTTCCAgtagagtgtcatgcttcaagtgagcCAAGGTATGATGGAGTATGAGACTTCAGGTCATATGCCATGATGCAGTGGTGATGTCATATTTCTTATAGGTACATTGACTGTGAGACATAATAGAACAGGGGCTGCCGACTTTAACAATATTATTCACTGCAGCTCAATCCTATCCTCATGACTTTCACACATGCACATCAAAATGCAGAGCAAATAAATACAAAACATCAAACTGTTTATCCTGTGCAAGGGTGAATGCAAAGAAGCAGTTTGATTCAACTCAATCAGCACACCCCTCTCTAGAGGCCTCAGTGTGTTCATAAAGTATGTAAAATATTGATAGAATAGTGTTCAAGATCCAATTGTCCTGAAGCTAGAGCCTGAGTCTCTGTGGCCATTTGTTTTGGTAACCAGGGTGCATTCTGGGTGACATAATCCACCCTTGGTCACCCCTTTGAATTCCAAAATTAGCAGCTACCTaataatggactgcagcagtcacAAACACTCAAAATGCACGCATgcaaatagtgcggtgaggaaggcatatggcgtactggcttttattggtagaggaattgagtttggggtaggttcttcactcagcgagtcgtaagttcatggaatgccctgccagtagcagtggtggactttccctctttatgggcatttaagcgggcattggataggtatatggaggatagtgggttagtataggttaggtgggcttggatcggcgcaacatcgagggccaaagggcctgtactgcgctgtattcttctatgttctatgttctatgtctcaaAACACAATCATGGGACAACTAATTGGGAAAAATAACACCTGTAAATAGAATTAGTGGGGGGCTCCTTTTCCATCCAGACTGTTTCTCTCCTGCATTTGCTGCTGATTGGCTCACTGAAGGGGGTCACAGGGAGAGGAGGCTACGAAAAGATGATGGGGAGAAACAGAGAACATGATTTTACAGGCtataaaataaataacaaaatccTGGCTATGTCCGGAAGTATAGAATCCAACAGAAAGGAGCTATTGGTATTTGACTGAACCATCATTAGAGTGTATGATTTATCACCAGCAGTTTATAGGTACCACAAATCGAAAGGATGGAAAAGTAATGGCAAATGAGCAACGTAGATTCATTGGAAAAGTAAGATGGACAGAGGGCAGACTTAGGAAGAGAAACTTCAGATGTTTAGGCTTTTCACTAAAGCTGAGGTGAGAGATGAAGGAaggaagtgtgtgtgagagtgaaagGAAGTGTGAGTATGTgactgcatgtgtgtgagagtgactgtgtgtgtgtataagagtgactctctctcactccctgacACACAATGTCActcacagagtgtgtgtgtacaaCTGTTCACACATATCTCTACTGTCATCCCCTCCTTCTCCAAAGACCTGGTGCAAcaccgtgggctgaagggcctatcctgtgctgtaatgttctatacaTTAGGCTGTGGAAGAAGCTCCAGGCGGAGGGGCAATCTGCTTTCTCACTAGTTTAGTAAGAAGTCCTCCAAAGCTAGCTGAGAGTGGGTGCCCTGGAGATGAACACAGGaccatggatgtaggtttgcttgctgagctggaaggttcattttcagctcagcaagctaacccacatccagaacctcaatctgagctacaaatcttctcaaaactcgctaacaagGACCTTTAAGCTCAGGCCtgatctccattccttcacttgGTGCCTAGGATTTGTCTTTAGCCTTACTTATTGACTGGAAGAAGGAAAAAGGATTAGTAAGCTCTAGGACATGGTACTTCCTATAGGTCATTTTTATTGATGACTGATTTACAAATGATCAATTTGATGTAGTTTTTGTTCAGCAGGTTGTTCATGTTTTCTTCATCTATTCAAGTTGAATGTTGTGCTAAACCACCACTAACACAACAGCAGCTGAAGGAGACTAAGAAGCTCTTTAGAAAGTCCCTTGTACTTCTCAAAGGCTGGCCAGTGGGTTTAAAACaaagcaggaaatgctggaaatgctcagcctGCCCAGCAGTGTCTGTGCAGAGATGCACACACGTCAGTGAAACTGTTTCTTGCCCCAccatgctgcctggcctgctgaatTTGCTCTTtgcttttcagatttccagcctctgcagtactttgctctGCTATTGTATGTTCGATACTGGGCATTGGCACATGCGGTCAGTTTCGGTTTAAGATAAGCAAATCCTTATCACTCAAATCAAAATGTGATCTTTCTGCTAACAAAGTCCACTTGTGTGAGCAGAAGCCACATGCTATGACAAGTGAATTGGTTGGTGCTAATTTACTGGAAGGTTTTGCTGTTATTAAACTCGAAAAGGAAACAAGGAGTCATGTGCTCATTAAATATGCCACTGTTAGTTCAAGATATCCTCATTTGTAGATGAGGTTATTGTTTGCAGCACGTGTGCAGTTCAAGTGTATTGGATGTTGCTGCTTGGATGTTACATAGGGCCAGGTTTGAAGAAATTTCATCATATGATTGACCAGGAAATGTGTAATTATCTGAAGCAGTGGCTGTAAAGTTTATCATACTGAACCTGAGTTTTTGATGGACTTTataaacatagttaaaaatcacacaacatcaggttatagtccaacaggtttaattagaagcacaaactttcagagcgctgtttcCTGTCCCTGCACTGTTACCGCTGATTGTCCCCCAgggatgtagagtcatagagatgcacagcacagaaacagacccttcagtccaacttatccatatcgaccagatattctaaattaatttagtcccaattgctagcacttggcccacctgatgaaggagcagctctctgaaagctagtacttccaattaaacttgttgccggcatctccaaatcttttataAACAAAGACATTGGAAACAGAGATAAAGGATTTTTGGCAAATCTGCAGGAAAAAGCTCAACACCCACTGAGGCTCTGGTTCCCAATTCTTAACACCCAAGACTGTGAGGAGCAGTGAGACCCATAATTTCACTTCCTGGCCCTTCTTTAGAGAAATAAACCTCCGGAACTAAGGGTCGAATGGATGAATATAATTCATTGGATTGCTCTACAGAGAGCTGGCATTGACTTAATGGGccatggcctcattctgtgcctaTTCTCAGAACTGCAGTGGTGCAGGAGAGCTGGGTATCATCACATGGAAACTTGTACTATCCTTTTGGACCAGGTTGCCAAGGGACAGCATGTCATTGAGAGACAAGGTGGGGTGGCCAAGAAGATgacgtgttgcagctgtacaggatattggtgaggccacttttggaatactgcgttcaatctgtggagaaaagacttacaaagatattgccggtattggagggtttgagttatatggagaggctgaataggctggggctgttttctccggAGCGTCTGAGACACATGGTTGAtctttataggggtttataaaatcatgagtggcatagatagggtgaacagccaaggtctttcctCCAGAGTAGAGAAGTCCAAACGTTTAAGGTGataagggaaaaatataaaagggacctaagggtcaacgtttttgcacagaggttggtgtgtgtgtggaatgagctgccagaggaattggtggaagctggtacaattataacatttaaaaggcatctggatagaaatgtaaataggaagggtttagagggatctgggccaagtgctggcaaatgggaccagattaatttaggatatctggtcaacatgaatgatttggactgacgggtctgtttctgtgctgtgcatctctatgactctatatccctgGGGGACAACCAGCGGTAACAGTGCAGGGACAGGAAACAAACATCTTTTGCTACAATTAGATAGCAAAGAATCAGACGAGAGCTGTCCCAAACTGCCGGATGGCAGTGGGCAGGTACTGGAAGGTGGGATGCTCAGAAATGCTGGAGACAGATGGGGAAAGATAAGGAGGGAATGTTTTCCCTTAGTCACAGTCACCCATTTGTGAAATGACTCGAAGAGAGCTGTCTAGACACTGGCAGCACCAGGAACTGAATCGAGCGCATTCAAACCTGGAATTCCAGGAAAGTTGGGAATGGTTTAGGAGGCAACAACACATTTGggactttggaaaggaagtgaaatTCTGGAATGGGGCGGTAGTTTGAAAGACAGTGGTGGGGTCTGGATCATTATCACGTTCAGCATTTATGTTGATGTGAATGGATGCTTTTATTTAAACTAAATCTCACAAAATCTGCTCTAAACTGTTCAAATCTCAGCTGCTCGCACACGTAATGAAACTAAAAGCTTTCTGACATGAGAAAGCATAGATTTGAAATATTCAGTCATGTGCTATACCTCTGTAAATGACAGTTTGTATCTTTGCCTGCCAGAGATGCCCAGTCTGAGAGACAGCAGGAATTGTGCACTGAGCTCTCCTGCAGCTTGTAGTTATGCCTTTCACACTGTCTTCTATCACTTTTGCGAAGTGACCTTGAGACCTGAGTGTACCCTCTGTGTGTTCTGTTCCAGCCCGCGACTCTGAGTCTGTGTATGAGCAGGTGTCCGAGGAAGTGGATCGGATAGTTCAGAGTCTTGAGACCAGCGGAGACAAAGAGAAGTGCCTGAAGGAAACACACGCAGTTGAAGAATTGGAAACAGATGGGCCAAGAGAATCCGGTGAGTGTGTGATGTATTGACAGCCATCACCACAACAGGAGTTAGGCTATTGCTGCACAAACATCTATTTTGTACCGACTGGGTGATTCATTCACCAAAATGAACGACGTGGGCAAAGCCTCCCTCTGTGTAATATAGAACAGAATTGTAATCAGCTTTAAATGGGATAACAATTCAGTGA encodes:
- the LOC122563327 gene encoding uncharacterized protein LOC122563327, producing MEPVPEACVIGCSGHSENLLSVNVNGLKPRRVVEVYIKRSLSLREADLRGKELKWRSLPTKMPQRSLSRPEGAGLRESGTVGRESERKQAETESLTHRNDGLPPINNSLSTDTAVVKEAGKDRNKDAKRGRRSQTFFGKITSLLWRKKGDEKKEDGCKKSKELGAPPAEHTPEENGEQLLSESQRTPGDQQINPHKTKVRRKSSLRRVFSFKKNNSEVKEFGWGGPGASKVKAEHPKQLALKAVCRPRLNKTARDSESVYEQVSEEVDRIVQSLETSGDKEKCLKETHAVEELETDGPRESVDNSISKIIAILQNVGDRVDTELQGDVLLSTFFQDISYNSFKELNTSKLK